Proteins co-encoded in one Conger conger chromosome 4, fConCon1.1, whole genome shotgun sequence genomic window:
- the LOC133127139 gene encoding piggyBac transposable element-derived protein 4-like encodes MSEPAGDWHETAEPSTAAVGETAGPHPPERRVCRRVRSGKRPRLAGSVIRRRSPWPYRAASQPVGFWRSTARPDPPPLPKSFLPARPPGPQLRPTDPHSPLELFQMYFSRDAVDTLCRNTNKQAARNICPGGKYAWVDIDVAEFHKFMGLTFYTALVELGDIDSYWRRDHLFSVPFPATVMTRDRYRLISCSLQMSDPDEDVENDMKEGTADYDRLFRLKPLLEVLRAACLSLYHPRRNLSVHERMAATAAVQARPRVKQCTEATPVRRGFRLFVLADSSNGYAVDFFVYTGKSTFPSATSVGFGSVASLIAPAYLGTGYHLYVDDFYTSPRLFKHLYALGVAACGPYRGGEYPGARRNAMTRKHPRGTIRWIRDGSLLFVKWMDSQEFSFCSTIHAAFSGHTAQRRVRNPDSSWSTESIPCPAAIVDYDENMGGLDLFNQLIQYRTEHKKTARWYRTLFFHFMDIAATNGYLLHRELRQASALQPMTRREFQEELTAQLCRGTSESPPPQEVCMHMPVRISQQRDQSQKASSGCKTCIHCRESRHVYQLTPWQCNECQVPLCLIVDRNCFEEWHK; translated from the exons ATGAG CGAACCTGCCGGAGACTGGCATGAGACGGCAGAGCCCAGCACAGCTGCAGTCGGGGAGACTGCCGGCCCCCACCCTCCGGAGCGGAGAGTGTGCAGGCGGGTGCGATCCGGGAAACGGCCTCGCCTCGCGGGCTCTGTGATACGACGCAGGTCCCCGTGGCCCTAcagggcggcctcgcagccggTCGGGTTCTGGCGGAGCACGGCCAGACCGGATCCGCCTCCCCTGCCCAAGAGCTTCCTGCCCGCACGGCCCCCCGGGCCTCAGCTCAGACCCACCGACCCACATTCCCCTCTGGAGTTATTCCAAATGTATTTCAGCCGAGATGCAGTTGATACGCTCTGCCGAAACACGAACAAACAAGCTGCTCGGAAcatttgcccgggcggaaaatATGCCTGGGTGGACATCGATGTCGCGGAATTTCATAAATTCATGGGCCTCACGTTTTACACGGCTCTGGTTGAACTTGGCGATATTGACTCGTACTGGAGAAGGGACCACCTGTTCTCTGTGCCGTTCCCGGCCACGGTAATGACCCGGGACCGGTACAGACTCATTTCGTGTAGCCTACAAATGAGCGACCCCGACGAGGATGTGGAGAACGACATGAAGGAGGGGACGGCAGATTACGACCGCTTGTTTCGACTGAAACCCTTGCTGGAGGTCCTGAGAGCGGCCTGCCTGTCGCTCTACCATCCGCGGAGGAACCTGTCCGTCCACGAGAGGATGGCGGCCACGGCGGCCGTGCAGGCCCGTCCGCGCGTGAAGCAGTGCACGGAAGCGACGCCTGTCCGGCGGGGCTTCAGACTTTTTGTCTTGGCCGATTCGAGCAACGGCTACGCCGTGGACTTCTTCGTGTACACGGGCAAGTCCACGTTCCCTTCGGCCACGAGCGTCGGGTTCGGCTCCGTGGCGTCCCTGATAGCGCCGGCGTACCTTGGGACTGGGTATCATTTGTACGTGGACGACTTTTACACCAGCCCGAGACTATTCAAGCATCTGTACGCTCTCGGTGTTGCGGCTTGCGGGCCCTACAGGGGCGGAGAATACCCTGGCGCGCGGCGCAATGCGATGACCAGGAAGCATCCGAGAGGAACCATCCGGTGGATCCGAGATGGCTCCCTGCTGTTCGTGAAATGGATGGACTCGCAGGAGTTCTCCTTCTGTTCCACGATACACGCCGCCTTCTCTGGCCACACCGCCCAGAGGCGAGTTAGGAATCCGGACAGTAGCTGGAGCACGGAATCCATTCCATGCCCTGCTGCCATTGTGGACTACGATGAAAACATGGGAGGACTCGACCTCTTCAACCAGCTCATCCAGTACCGCACTGAGCACAAGAAGACCGCGCGCTGGTACCGGAcgttgtttttccattttatggACATCGCCGCCACAAACGGCTACCTCCTCCACAGAGAACTGCGCCAGGCCAGTGCGCTTCAGCCCATGACTCGCCGAGAGTTCCAGGAGGAGCTGACAGCCCAGCTCTGTCGGGGGACGTCCGAAAGCCCTCCTCCCCAGGaagtgtgtatgcacatgcctGTGCGCATCAGCCAGCAGCGAGACCAGAGCCAGAAGGCCTCCAGTGGATGCAAGACCTGTATTCACTGCAGAGAGTCTCGGCACGTCTACCAGTTAACCCCTTGGCAATGCAACGAGTGCCAGGTGCCTCTTTGCCTGATCGTGGACAGGAATTGCTTTGAGGAATGGCATAAGTAA
- the LOC133127123 gene encoding zinc finger MYM-type protein 1-like isoform X1, with product MKQFESALQSPRPLSPASSGEDMKTEPVTDSTDYTGLELRSCLIKSEDAEESIEGKNGCGMSREEELILSNIKEEEKEEGGERQREEVKTEDGVKDEEVEGKKEENDEPVLGGKINQTARGLNEDGTPDCEEQEEGLSTSCLLNRHEAPHPGSPVISSEGSAGQLHLLVEMVHPEEHSRIMRSCLTSEVAITSTVSQAGVDLKDNSIKSLKQTPFPWRPLRDRLTVKELGPDRPDLNLKQQSGCRGRQYTRTFSRSWYDKKAWLAGCGESNALYCFPCLLFQTAGSDVVWTHSGVTDLKHLPDKCKKHELSRSHMENYLSLAMFGRPNIAAQLDEGHRVGLRKHNEEVTKNRRLLSKIVDRVKSCGAFERAVRGRGETRTSEDPGVFGGSVNFDAALDEVLAEHLGNGAWFPGSSHAFPGSSHALRDELLDCMLAVLQEHIIGEIGSADFLSIQADEIMDASARCQLVVLVRFLDKAHDVQERLFELIPLRSATSESVSSALLQRLALMLPGDQKGKLISQAYDGARGATGGIQQKIQDVYENAHYVHCYAHRLDLIMQQGTSHLTRVRQFFSDLGGFASFFSSSPERTGVLDKTAARRTPRAGAGRWDFDSRAVGTVFERKDDLIQCLETIRDSGEFDSATIREAGGFLRLLEDVHFNFFLTLFHNIMPHVDILYAKLQKRTLDSAHLQGSIHKFTEDIQKIRDSLPTLCGQHGVSGSQQPGKRQRCLGPGEHEILAAEVCDAVLGHAKERFSFTKHLVSATLLHGEMFPHYRGAFPEAALSACVSAYPVLNKGKLKSELSFLYSHDDFKACRRALALFRLFMDNGLQDTFSETVTLLKILITTPMTTAEAERGFSTLRRIKAFLRNTVARERLNALAMLSMEQRMVNDVVDFNQKVIEKFAAQEGRRAEFMYK from the exons ATGAAGCAGTTTGAATCTGCGCTTCAGTCTCCGAGACCATTAAGCCCCGCCTCTTCAGGTGAAGACATGAAGACAGAACCTGTGACGGACAGCACAGATTACACAGGGCTGGAGCTCAGATCCTGTCTGATTAAAAGTGAAGACGCAGAGGAGAGTATAGAGGGGAAGAATGGATGTGGGATGAGCAGGGAGGAAGAACTCATTCTCTCCAACAtaaaggaagaggagaaggaggaaggtggggagaggcagagggaggaagTGAAGACGGAGGATGGTGTGAAAGATGAAGAGGTTGAaggcaaaaaagaagaaaatgatgAACCGGTATTGGGAGGTAAAATCAACCAAACTGCCAGAGGGCTGAACGAAGATGGAACTCCAGACTGCGAGGAACAGGAAGAGGGCCTGTCCACTTCCTGCCTGCTGAACCGGCATGAAGCGCCCCACCCTGGATCTCCCGTCATCTCCAGCGAAGGCTCTGCAG GGCAGCTTCACCTGCTCGTTGAGATGGTTCACCCAGAGGAGCACAGCAGGATTATGAG GTCTTGTTTAACGTCAGAGGTGGCGATCACAAGCACGGTGTCCCAAGCAGGAGTGGATCTAAAGGACAATTCAATCAAGTCGTTGAAGCAGACTCCGTTTCCGTGGCGACCGTTGCGCGACCGGCTGACGGTCAAGGAGCTCGGACCGGACCGGCCCGACCTGAACCTCAAGCAGCAGTCGGGGTGTCGGGGACGGCAGTACACCCGGACCTTCTCACGGTCCTGGTATGACAAGAAGGCCTGGCTGGCTGGGTGTGGCGAGAGCAACGCGCTGTACTGCTTCCCGTGTCTGCTGTTTCAGACGGCCGGCAGCGACGTGGTCTGGACTCACTCGGGGGTGACGGACCTGAAGCATCTCCCGGACAAATGCAAGAAGCACGAGCTGAGCAGGAGCCACATGGAGAACTACCTGAGCTTGGCCATGTTTGGGAGGCCGAACATCGCCGCGCAGCTGGACGAGGGGCACCGGGTCGGTTTAAGGAAGCATAACGAGGAGGTTACGAAGAACCGGCGCCTCTTATCCAAGATCGTAGACCGTGTGAAATCGTGCGGGGCCTTCGAGCGGGCCGTTCGGGGGCGGGGTGAGACGCGGACCTCTGAAGACCCCGGTGTGTTCGGGGGATCGGTGAATTTCGACGCCGCACTGGATGAAGTGCTGGCGGAGCACCTTGGGAACGGCGCTTGGTTTCCGGGGTCCTCCCACGCGTTTCCGGGGTCCTCCCACGCGCTGCGGGACGAGCTGCTGGACTGCATGCTGGCGGTGCTCCAGGAGCACATAATCGGGGAAATCGGCAGCGCGGATTTTCTGTCGATCCAAGCGGATGAGATCATGGACGCGTCCGCGCGATGCCAGCTGGTGGTGCTGGTGCGTTTCCTGGACAAGGCGCACGACGTCCAGGAGCGGCTCTTTGAGCTGATCCCCCTGCGGAGCGCCACGTCCGAGTCCGTGTCCTCCGCCCTCCTGCAGCGCCTCGCCCTCATGCTCCCGGGGGACCAGAAGGGTAAGCTGATCTCGCAGGCGTACGATGGTGCCCGGGGGGCGACGGGGGGCATACAGCAGAAGATCCAGGATGTCTATGAGAACGCGCACTACGTCCACTGCTACGCCCACCGGCTGGACCTGATCATGCAGCAGGGCACCTCGCACCTCACCAGGGTCAGGCAGTTCTTCTCCGACCTCGGTGGGTTCGCCAGCTTTTTCTCGAGCTCTCCGGAGAGAACGGGCGTGCTCGATAAGACGGCGGCCCGCCGAACACCCAGAGCGGGCGCGGGGAGGTGGGACTTCGACAGCCGCGCGGTCGGCACTGTGTTCGAGCGCAAGGACGACCTGATCCAGTGTCTGGAGACGATCAGAGACTCGGGTGAATTTGACTCCGCGACCATCAGGGAAGCGGGCGGATTTCTGAGGCTCCTGGAGGACGTACACTTCAACTTTTTTCTGACTCTGTTCCACAACATCATGCCACATGTGGACATCCTGTACGCTAAGCTCCAGAAAAGGACTCTGGATTCTGCCCATCTCCAAGGGAGCATCCACAAGTTTACGGAGGACATACAAAAGATCAG AGATTCTCTCCCTACCCTGTGTGGGCAACACGGTGTTAGTGGCTCTCAGCAGCCGGGGAAGAGGCAGCGGTGTCTGGGTCCAGGGGAACATGAAATACTGGCTGCAGAG gTATGTGATGCCGTGCTGGGACATGCCAAGGAACGCTTCTCCTTCACGAAGCACCTGGTCAGTGCCACCCTGCTGCACGGGGAGATGTTCCCACACTACCGCGGGGCGTTTCCCGAGGCTGCACTCAGCGCCTGCGTCAGCGCCTACCCCGTTCTCAACAAGGGCAAGCTCAAGTCCGAGCTCAGCTTCCTCTACAGCCACGATGACTTCAAAGCCTGCCGCCGTGCCCTGGCCCTCTTCCGGCTGTTCATGGACAACGGTCTCCAGGACACCTTCTCGGAGACCGTGACCCTGCTGAAGATCCTCATCACCACCCCCATGACCACTGCGGAGGCCGAGAGGGGCTTCTCGACCCTGAGACGGATCAAGGCCTTCTTGAGGAACACCGTGGCCCGGGAAAGACTGAACGCCTTGGCCATGCTCTCCATGGAGCAGAGGATGGTGAATGACGTGGTTGATTTCAACCAAAAGGTTATTGAGAAATTCGCTGCGCAGGAAGGGAGAAGAGCTGAATTTATGTACAAGTAA
- the LOC133127123 gene encoding zinc finger MYM-type protein 1-like isoform X2, with amino-acid sequence MSCLTSEVAITSTVSQAGVDLKDNSIKSLKQTPFPWRPLRDRLTVKELGPDRPDLNLKQQSGCRGRQYTRTFSRSWYDKKAWLAGCGESNALYCFPCLLFQTAGSDVVWTHSGVTDLKHLPDKCKKHELSRSHMENYLSLAMFGRPNIAAQLDEGHRVGLRKHNEEVTKNRRLLSKIVDRVKSCGAFERAVRGRGETRTSEDPGVFGGSVNFDAALDEVLAEHLGNGAWFPGSSHAFPGSSHALRDELLDCMLAVLQEHIIGEIGSADFLSIQADEIMDASARCQLVVLVRFLDKAHDVQERLFELIPLRSATSESVSSALLQRLALMLPGDQKGKLISQAYDGARGATGGIQQKIQDVYENAHYVHCYAHRLDLIMQQGTSHLTRVRQFFSDLGGFASFFSSSPERTGVLDKTAARRTPRAGAGRWDFDSRAVGTVFERKDDLIQCLETIRDSGEFDSATIREAGGFLRLLEDVHFNFFLTLFHNIMPHVDILYAKLQKRTLDSAHLQGSIHKFTEDIQKIRDSLPTLCGQHGVSGSQQPGKRQRCLGPGEHEILAAEVCDAVLGHAKERFSFTKHLVSATLLHGEMFPHYRGAFPEAALSACVSAYPVLNKGKLKSELSFLYSHDDFKACRRALALFRLFMDNGLQDTFSETVTLLKILITTPMTTAEAERGFSTLRRIKAFLRNTVARERLNALAMLSMEQRMVNDVVDFNQKVIEKFAAQEGRRAEFMYK; translated from the exons AT GTCTTGTTTAACGTCAGAGGTGGCGATCACAAGCACGGTGTCCCAAGCAGGAGTGGATCTAAAGGACAATTCAATCAAGTCGTTGAAGCAGACTCCGTTTCCGTGGCGACCGTTGCGCGACCGGCTGACGGTCAAGGAGCTCGGACCGGACCGGCCCGACCTGAACCTCAAGCAGCAGTCGGGGTGTCGGGGACGGCAGTACACCCGGACCTTCTCACGGTCCTGGTATGACAAGAAGGCCTGGCTGGCTGGGTGTGGCGAGAGCAACGCGCTGTACTGCTTCCCGTGTCTGCTGTTTCAGACGGCCGGCAGCGACGTGGTCTGGACTCACTCGGGGGTGACGGACCTGAAGCATCTCCCGGACAAATGCAAGAAGCACGAGCTGAGCAGGAGCCACATGGAGAACTACCTGAGCTTGGCCATGTTTGGGAGGCCGAACATCGCCGCGCAGCTGGACGAGGGGCACCGGGTCGGTTTAAGGAAGCATAACGAGGAGGTTACGAAGAACCGGCGCCTCTTATCCAAGATCGTAGACCGTGTGAAATCGTGCGGGGCCTTCGAGCGGGCCGTTCGGGGGCGGGGTGAGACGCGGACCTCTGAAGACCCCGGTGTGTTCGGGGGATCGGTGAATTTCGACGCCGCACTGGATGAAGTGCTGGCGGAGCACCTTGGGAACGGCGCTTGGTTTCCGGGGTCCTCCCACGCGTTTCCGGGGTCCTCCCACGCGCTGCGGGACGAGCTGCTGGACTGCATGCTGGCGGTGCTCCAGGAGCACATAATCGGGGAAATCGGCAGCGCGGATTTTCTGTCGATCCAAGCGGATGAGATCATGGACGCGTCCGCGCGATGCCAGCTGGTGGTGCTGGTGCGTTTCCTGGACAAGGCGCACGACGTCCAGGAGCGGCTCTTTGAGCTGATCCCCCTGCGGAGCGCCACGTCCGAGTCCGTGTCCTCCGCCCTCCTGCAGCGCCTCGCCCTCATGCTCCCGGGGGACCAGAAGGGTAAGCTGATCTCGCAGGCGTACGATGGTGCCCGGGGGGCGACGGGGGGCATACAGCAGAAGATCCAGGATGTCTATGAGAACGCGCACTACGTCCACTGCTACGCCCACCGGCTGGACCTGATCATGCAGCAGGGCACCTCGCACCTCACCAGGGTCAGGCAGTTCTTCTCCGACCTCGGTGGGTTCGCCAGCTTTTTCTCGAGCTCTCCGGAGAGAACGGGCGTGCTCGATAAGACGGCGGCCCGCCGAACACCCAGAGCGGGCGCGGGGAGGTGGGACTTCGACAGCCGCGCGGTCGGCACTGTGTTCGAGCGCAAGGACGACCTGATCCAGTGTCTGGAGACGATCAGAGACTCGGGTGAATTTGACTCCGCGACCATCAGGGAAGCGGGCGGATTTCTGAGGCTCCTGGAGGACGTACACTTCAACTTTTTTCTGACTCTGTTCCACAACATCATGCCACATGTGGACATCCTGTACGCTAAGCTCCAGAAAAGGACTCTGGATTCTGCCCATCTCCAAGGGAGCATCCACAAGTTTACGGAGGACATACAAAAGATCAG AGATTCTCTCCCTACCCTGTGTGGGCAACACGGTGTTAGTGGCTCTCAGCAGCCGGGGAAGAGGCAGCGGTGTCTGGGTCCAGGGGAACATGAAATACTGGCTGCAGAG gTATGTGATGCCGTGCTGGGACATGCCAAGGAACGCTTCTCCTTCACGAAGCACCTGGTCAGTGCCACCCTGCTGCACGGGGAGATGTTCCCACACTACCGCGGGGCGTTTCCCGAGGCTGCACTCAGCGCCTGCGTCAGCGCCTACCCCGTTCTCAACAAGGGCAAGCTCAAGTCCGAGCTCAGCTTCCTCTACAGCCACGATGACTTCAAAGCCTGCCGCCGTGCCCTGGCCCTCTTCCGGCTGTTCATGGACAACGGTCTCCAGGACACCTTCTCGGAGACCGTGACCCTGCTGAAGATCCTCATCACCACCCCCATGACCACTGCGGAGGCCGAGAGGGGCTTCTCGACCCTGAGACGGATCAAGGCCTTCTTGAGGAACACCGTGGCCCGGGAAAGACTGAACGCCTTGGCCATGCTCTCCATGGAGCAGAGGATGGTGAATGACGTGGTTGATTTCAACCAAAAGGTTATTGAGAAATTCGCTGCGCAGGAAGGGAGAAGAGCTGAATTTATGTACAAGTAA